In Turicibacter sanguinis, a genomic segment contains:
- a CDS encoding Cof-type HAD-IIB family hydrolase translates to MNKSIFFDVDNTLVCREKNMISKSTIQAIKSLKKKNINIAIATGRSLAMVKQESFYDMFKTIISANGSLITVNDEVIYKEYMNQRLVRDLLTVFEKNQTPYCIHFLHESKGKLNQAWVAEFSIKYNMPLGYLEEDILNQIEKYEVFQINAYIKDSEIEMMRQSYPQFSFVKLIDIEDGYDIFNKHCSKGSAIRYLKSHQSGKEMEYYAFGDGFNDLEMFAEVDYSIAMGNGCDLLKERATYVTDSIHENGIYNALKNLKLI, encoded by the coding sequence ATGAATAAATCAATTTTCTTTGATGTGGATAATACACTCGTCTGTCGAGAAAAAAATATGATTTCAAAAAGTACCATACAGGCAATTAAATCTTTAAAAAAGAAAAATATTAATATAGCCATAGCAACAGGAAGATCTTTGGCTATGGTTAAACAAGAATCTTTTTATGACATGTTTAAAACGATTATTTCTGCTAATGGTTCCTTAATTACTGTGAATGATGAAGTGATTTATAAAGAATACATGAATCAAAGGTTAGTCAGAGATCTTTTAACGGTTTTTGAAAAAAATCAAACGCCCTATTGTATTCATTTTCTTCATGAGAGTAAAGGAAAACTAAATCAGGCCTGGGTAGCAGAGTTTTCAATTAAATACAATATGCCGTTAGGATACTTAGAAGAAGATATTTTAAATCAAATTGAAAAGTATGAAGTCTTTCAAATTAATGCATATATTAAGGATAGTGAAATTGAAATGATGCGTCAATCTTATCCACAGTTTAGTTTTGTAAAGCTTATTGATATTGAGGACGGATACGATATTTTCAATAAACATTGTAGTAAAGGGAGCGCAATTCGTTATCTTAAGTCACATCAAAGTGGTAAGGAGATGGAGTACTATGCTTTTGGGGATGGATTTAATGATTTAGAGATGTTTGCTGAGGTGGATTATTCAATTGCGATGGGGAATGGTTGTGATTTATTAAAGGAAAGAGCAACTTACGTAACGGATAGCATCCATGAGAATGGTATTTACAACGCTTTAAAAAATTTGAAATTAATTTAG
- a CDS encoding pirin family protein, with amino-acid sequence MLRKLDHQFMGGAVYDWLESTYHFSYADYFDQANLNFGVLRVLNDNMIAPHSGFEACPHKDMEILTYVISGTLTHTDSMGNTTHLTRGQMQYLSAGTGTTHREYNDQDEPLRLLEMWITPDKKGHQPTYGVYHFDWDARHNEWLHMASDLTDDAPITLNQDVNIYTILLDEHNTADINVGVNRQAYLLQIEGFSEVNGIALKEKDSLEIIEDHVHIEATHDSHFIVIEMKKTDHPYM; translated from the coding sequence ATGCTCAGAAAACTCGATCATCAGTTCATGGGTGGTGCAGTTTACGATTGGCTTGAGTCAACATACCACTTTTCCTATGCTGATTACTTCGATCAAGCGAATCTTAATTTCGGTGTCTTACGTGTTTTAAATGATAATATGATTGCACCACATAGTGGATTTGAAGCTTGTCCCCATAAAGATATGGAGATTTTAACATACGTCATCTCTGGAACGTTAACTCATACTGATAGTATGGGCAATACCACTCACTTAACTCGTGGACAAATGCAATACTTAAGCGCTGGTACCGGTACAACACATCGTGAGTACAACGATCAAGATGAACCGCTTCGACTTCTTGAAATGTGGATTACTCCAGATAAAAAAGGACATCAACCAACATATGGAGTCTATCACTTTGATTGGGATGCACGTCATAATGAATGGTTACATATGGCATCTGATTTAACAGATGATGCCCCTATTACCCTAAATCAAGACGTTAATATCTATACGATTCTTTTAGACGAACATAATACGGCTGATATAAATGTTGGGGTGAATCGTCAAGCTTACCTTCTTCAAATCGAAGGCTTCTCAGAAGTGAACGGGATTGCATTAAAAGAGAAAGATTCTCTTGAAATTATAGAAGATCATGTTCATATTGAGGCGACACATGACTCACATTTTATTGTCATTGAAATGAAAAAAACAGATCATCCATATATGTAA
- a CDS encoding response regulator transcription factor, whose amino-acid sequence MEHKVLIVEDDLSIARLIKLNLNLAGYLTESVEDGLLAFERIQKEKFDLILLDVMIPGMDGFKLMEKIRPLNIPVIFLTAKTSTMDKVDGLRLGADDYMVKPFEAIELLARIEAVLRRYGKVHKLLTYKNITVNDEKREVELNGNVVYLTVKEYDLFLTLLKNKNIALSREQLIEKVWGIDYYGETRTVDMHINALRKKLGLQEEIKTVYKIGYRLED is encoded by the coding sequence ATGGAACATAAGGTTTTAATTGTAGAAGATGATTTGAGCATTGCGCGTTTAATTAAATTAAATTTGAATTTAGCGGGCTATTTAACGGAATCAGTTGAGGATGGTTTATTAGCTTTTGAGCGAATTCAAAAAGAAAAGTTTGATCTTATTTTACTTGATGTGATGATTCCAGGAATGGATGGATTTAAGTTAATGGAAAAAATACGTCCCTTAAATATTCCGGTTATTTTTTTAACAGCAAAGACGTCGACGATGGATAAGGTAGACGGTCTACGTTTAGGGGCAGATGATTATATGGTCAAGCCTTTTGAAGCGATAGAGTTATTAGCTCGTATTGAAGCAGTTTTAAGAAGATATGGTAAAGTTCATAAATTGTTAACATATAAAAATATTACGGTGAATGATGAAAAGCGTGAAGTTGAGCTAAATGGTAACGTCGTGTATCTCACAGTGAAAGAATATGATTTGTTTTTAACACTGTTAAAAAATAAGAATATTGCCTTATCCCGTGAACAGTTAATTGAAAAAGTATGGGGAATTGATTATTATGGTGAAACTCGGACAGTTGATATGCATATTAATGCGCTACGTAAAAAGTTAGGGTTACAAGAGGAGATTAAAACAGTCTATAAAATTGGATATCGTTTGGAGGATTAA
- a CDS encoding AbgT family transporter: protein MSKKNGKKKVTILDRVERIGNALPHPATIFLILCGVIVVLSAILAASGVSVTYEGINRTTNVVEEMTVTVNSLLSKEGVQYLFKSAVSNFTGFAPLGTVLVALLGVGLAEGTGFISALLKKLVMSTPKRLITVVVVLAGVLSSIASDAGYVVLIPLGAIIFLSVGRHPMAGLAAAFAGVSGGFSANVMVGPTDSLLGGLTTEGAKLFDPNYVVGMEANWWFLIASTVLITVIGTFVTEKIVEPRLGAYKGDATVEENSMTVTKEEKRGLKFAGIAALVILVGIIALVGPANGLLRGTDPGVQGILKSPFMDSLVFIIALYFGLVGIAYGVGAKTVKNDKDVMNLMGKSMASMGSYIVLVFFAAQFVAYFSYTNLGTIIAVKGADMLQAIGLQGIPLVILFILVVAFINIFMGSASAKWAILAPVFVPMLMKVGFTPEFTQMAYRIGDSTTNLISPLMSYFALIVTFAHKYDKDSGIGTLISTMVPYSISLLIGWTLLLIIWFVFNLPLGPGISIFM, encoded by the coding sequence ATGAGTAAGAAAAACGGCAAGAAAAAAGTAACAATACTCGATAGAGTAGAGAGAATTGGGAACGCGTTACCGCATCCAGCAACAATTTTCTTAATTTTATGTGGAGTAATCGTTGTATTATCAGCAATCTTAGCAGCATCAGGAGTTTCGGTAACGTACGAGGGGATTAATCGTACAACGAATGTTGTTGAGGAAATGACAGTAACAGTAAATAGTCTTCTTTCAAAAGAAGGTGTTCAATATTTATTTAAATCAGCAGTAAGTAACTTTACTGGATTCGCCCCACTTGGTACAGTTTTAGTAGCATTACTTGGGGTTGGTCTTGCTGAAGGAACTGGATTCATTTCAGCTTTATTAAAGAAATTAGTTATGAGTACACCAAAACGTTTAATTACGGTAGTTGTTGTACTTGCAGGGGTTTTATCAAGTATCGCATCTGATGCTGGATACGTAGTATTAATTCCTCTTGGAGCTATTATTTTCTTAAGTGTTGGACGTCATCCAATGGCAGGTCTTGCAGCGGCATTCGCTGGGGTATCTGGAGGATTCAGTGCTAACGTTATGGTTGGTCCTACTGATTCATTACTTGGAGGATTAACAACTGAAGGAGCTAAGTTATTTGATCCAAACTATGTAGTTGGGATGGAAGCGAACTGGTGGTTCTTAATTGCTTCAACAGTATTAATCACAGTTATCGGAACATTCGTGACTGAGAAAATCGTTGAACCACGTTTAGGAGCTTATAAAGGTGATGCAACAGTCGAAGAAAATTCAATGACTGTAACAAAAGAAGAAAAACGCGGATTAAAATTCGCTGGTATCGCAGCATTAGTTATCCTAGTAGGAATTATTGCTTTAGTGGGTCCAGCAAATGGATTATTACGCGGAACTGATCCAGGTGTACAAGGAATCTTAAAATCACCATTTATGGATTCATTAGTATTCATCATTGCATTATACTTCGGATTAGTTGGTATCGCTTATGGTGTTGGTGCTAAAACAGTTAAGAATGATAAAGACGTTATGAACTTAATGGGTAAAAGTATGGCTTCAATGGGATCATACATTGTGTTAGTATTCTTCGCTGCTCAATTCGTTGCTTACTTCAGTTATACTAACTTAGGAACAATCATCGCGGTTAAAGGTGCTGATATGTTACAAGCAATCGGATTACAAGGTATTCCATTAGTTATCTTATTTATCTTAGTAGTAGCATTTATCAACATCTTCATGGGATCAGCTTCTGCTAAATGGGCTATCTTAGCTCCAGTATTCGTTCCAATGTTAATGAAAGTTGGATTCACACCAGAATTTACGCAAATGGCTTATCGTATCGGAGATTCTACAACTAACTTAATCTCTCCATTAATGAGCTACTTCGCATTAATCGTAACATTCGCTCATAAATATGATAAAGATTCAGGAATTGGTACTTTAATTTCAACAATGGTTCCTTATTCAATCTCTTTATTAATTGGATGGACACTGTTATTAATTATCTGGTTCGTATTCAACTTACCATTAGGACCTGGAATCTCAATCTTTATGTAA
- a CDS encoding sensor histidine kinase has protein sequence MKIWIKITLYSMIVFTIIFNISGVLIIEENHSNMLNQEVESTLSQTDSIYKGIVAMGPVFKIYNDESYTKELLKSYAQNVVYGSGKEINYIEIINDSNEMIYTNIDFKLPDRRIEYDQIKTDEINYILREIEGKTYLFSSISVPVEQTIYRISYVRDLTHLYINRIQEYQFFILLDALALVIYFISMFAVSKSITKPIERMVHSTKVIASGHYNERLQIRTHDEMGRLAHDFNEMAQAIEIKINELAKSNEDKQNFINDFTHELRTPLTSILGYTDFLRKSPYNEELFLEALDTIYNEGKRLETISVKLMNLVLLEKENLPLQRGNLKDVIESILPILEMKTSAYHLNLIVNCEDGEFLMDVDLMKSLIINLVENAIKASQEDHNISIRCESLQNEILLIVEDEGCGISPQHLDKITQPFYMVDEVRTTRNNGLGLGLAICKKIIQLHQGELIIESQIDQGTKIMVKFLKIGGEAL, from the coding sequence GTGAAGATTTGGATTAAGATTACATTGTATTCGATGATTGTCTTTACGATTATTTTTAATATATCTGGGGTGCTCATTATTGAAGAGAATCATTCTAATATGCTAAATCAAGAAGTTGAAAGTACGCTTAGTCAGACGGATTCTATTTATAAAGGCATTGTCGCGATGGGGCCTGTTTTTAAGATTTATAATGATGAAAGTTATACCAAAGAGTTATTAAAGTCATATGCTCAAAATGTTGTTTATGGGAGTGGCAAAGAAATAAATTACATAGAAATTATTAATGATAGTAATGAGATGATTTATACGAATATTGATTTTAAATTGCCTGATAGACGTATTGAATATGATCAAATTAAGACAGATGAAATTAATTATATATTAAGGGAAATTGAGGGGAAAACTTATTTGTTTTCATCCATTTCAGTTCCAGTAGAACAGACGATTTATCGAATTTCTTATGTAAGAGATTTAACTCATTTATATATAAATAGAATTCAGGAATATCAGTTTTTTATCTTACTTGATGCCCTAGCGTTAGTAATCTATTTTATTTCAATGTTTGCAGTGAGCAAATCTATTACAAAACCGATTGAACGAATGGTTCATTCGACGAAAGTTATTGCAAGTGGCCATTATAACGAACGACTTCAGATTCGTACTCATGACGAAATGGGACGTTTAGCTCACGATTTTAATGAGATGGCTCAAGCAATTGAAATTAAAATTAACGAGCTTGCTAAAAGTAACGAAGATAAACAAAATTTTATTAATGACTTTACCCATGAACTGAGAACACCATTAACTTCAATTCTTGGGTATACTGATTTTTTAAGAAAATCGCCATACAATGAAGAGTTATTTTTAGAAGCATTAGATACTATTTATAATGAAGGAAAACGATTGGAAACAATCTCAGTTAAATTGATGAATTTAGTATTACTTGAGAAGGAAAATCTTCCACTTCAAAGAGGAAATTTAAAAGATGTCATTGAATCCATTTTACCTATTCTTGAAATGAAGACCTCAGCGTATCATTTGAATTTGATTGTTAATTGTGAAGATGGTGAGTTTTTAATGGATGTAGATTTAATGAAATCTCTGATTATTAATTTAGTTGAAAATGCGATAAAAGCATCTCAAGAAGACCATAACATTTCGATTCGTTGTGAGTCGCTACAGAATGAAATTTTATTAATCGTTGAAGATGAGGGATGCGGGATTTCACCGCAACATCTTGATAAAATAACGCAACCCTTTTATATGGTAGATGAAGTCAGAACGACGAGAAATAATGGATTAGGTCTTGGGTTAGCAATTTGTAAAAAAATTATTCAGTTACATCAGGGAGAATTAATAATTGAAAGTCAGATTGATCAAGGCACAAAAATAATGGTCAAGTTTCTAAAGATAGGAGGGGAAGCATTATGA
- a CDS encoding carbohydrate ABC transporter permease, translated as MKTSKKNRVILTIVNLVVGVIIIGPLLYAVSLSFMTPGEISQYPPKLVPSKVTLENYHTAINSVPLFRFIVNSFVVSILVTIGQVFTASLASFAFAFYDFKGKKLLFLMVLSTMMIPGETTIISNFLTVSSWGWTDSLQVLIVPFLTSAMGIFLIRQFYLTLPKDLIEAARIDGCSNFMFLIKILIPISKPAIASLSIYTFISTWNQYLWPLLTINNGNNRTVQIGISMLQFAEGSNYGVVLAGAVLILIPSILVFILGQKSLVQGMTAGSVKG; from the coding sequence ATGAAAACATCTAAAAAAAATCGAGTTATTTTAACGATTGTTAATCTTGTGGTTGGAGTAATTATTATTGGACCACTTCTATATGCGGTGTCATTAAGCTTCATGACACCGGGAGAGATTTCACAGTATCCACCTAAGCTAGTACCAAGTAAGGTTACACTTGAAAATTATCACACGGCAATCAATAGTGTTCCTTTATTTAGATTTATTGTAAACAGTTTTGTTGTTTCAATCTTAGTTACAATCGGCCAAGTTTTTACCGCGAGTTTAGCATCATTCGCTTTTGCTTTCTACGATTTCAAAGGAAAGAAATTATTATTCTTAATGGTTTTATCAACAATGATGATTCCAGGGGAAACAACGATTATTTCGAATTTTTTAACGGTAAGTTCATGGGGATGGACAGATAGTTTACAGGTGTTAATTGTTCCATTTTTAACATCAGCGATGGGGATTTTTTTAATTCGCCAGTTCTACTTAACGTTACCTAAAGATTTAATTGAGGCAGCAAGAATTGATGGGTGTAGTAACTTCATGTTCTTAATCAAAATCTTAATTCCAATTTCAAAACCAGCGATTGCTTCTTTATCGATTTATACATTCATTAGTACATGGAATCAATATTTATGGCCATTGTTAACGATTAATAATGGAAATAATCGAACCGTACAAATCGGAATCAGTATGCTTCAGTTTGCTGAAGGGAGCAATTATGGTGTGGTATTAGCAGGGGCAGTTTTAATTTTAATCCCATCTATTTTAGTGTTTATTTTAGGACAAAAATCACTTGTTCAAGGAATGACAGCGGGATCAGTAAAAGGATAA
- a CDS encoding M28 family peptidase, producing MSYQEDLDIFYDKINVEYATYVATTLANFGSNEELGFRTAGSQAETEASNFIFQEFINIGLQNVRKEQVNIDSWDFKNAALYYVDKLQPKKITLSSYANNCIIANKEFELVYVGRGTRSDYQDLDVKDKLVLIDLDEYIGCQVGVSAYQAKKNGAYGIIVAPFENDDKIITESLNYDNFIAPANIPTFSMSLKDAKALKKRLGKRESLSVILNCYNTVTPDQQSYNVIGEIPGEQSDELILVMAHYDGIFHSFHDGASGCGLLLSLARTLNLSDYKPKKTIIFIAHSARIWGMTNSSFNWSVGSYQQIRFNHPEWAEKAFIAINLEGFVAQDDCDSHMMKTTYEYQRIIQSIEKLVRGCPYKKGALVDAPTTILSDDFPYSQSGVPTVISYRPDSEYVKTTYRTNYDLIQNHFSPAAYLYCHKLYGTLIILFDQMKIKPFNFEALFEALENSLDYETYHQYKSLYLEMHKARWSAKKLYDYLNQNEFSNQEINYLNKQLHYIYLEIQECFVRLSWNGSSIFPHEAHQENIFQLREAIRLLKNQKVPEAIIELCKIDLNLFNYYYDKDTFDFYVNQSLYEDDRHLAWGKNLLLTHLDLSDIIETLRHKSNWENLYPVIEQLNQILVNEQNQQAKVVNEEIHHLKKLNSWIKSLYKK from the coding sequence ATGAGTTATCAAGAGGACTTAGATATCTTTTACGATAAAATCAACGTTGAATATGCTACCTATGTTGCGACTACCCTCGCCAACTTTGGTTCTAATGAAGAACTTGGTTTTAGAACAGCCGGATCTCAGGCAGAAACTGAGGCCAGCAACTTCATATTTCAAGAATTTATAAATATTGGCCTTCAAAACGTCAGAAAAGAACAAGTTAACATTGATTCCTGGGATTTTAAAAATGCCGCTTTATATTATGTCGATAAATTACAACCTAAAAAAATTACATTAAGTTCTTATGCAAATAACTGTATCATTGCCAACAAAGAATTTGAACTTGTTTATGTTGGACGTGGAACTCGATCTGATTATCAAGATCTCGATGTTAAAGATAAGTTGGTATTAATTGATTTAGATGAATATATCGGATGTCAGGTCGGAGTCTCAGCCTATCAAGCTAAAAAAAATGGAGCTTATGGAATCATTGTTGCTCCATTTGAAAATGACGATAAAATTATTACAGAATCTCTTAACTATGATAATTTTATTGCTCCTGCTAACATCCCTACTTTTTCAATGAGCTTAAAAGATGCTAAAGCGTTGAAAAAACGACTTGGGAAAAGGGAAAGTTTATCTGTGATTTTAAATTGTTATAATACGGTTACTCCTGATCAGCAGTCGTATAATGTGATTGGGGAAATTCCTGGTGAGCAATCGGATGAGTTAATTTTGGTAATGGCTCACTATGATGGAATTTTTCATAGTTTCCATGATGGAGCGAGCGGTTGCGGATTATTGCTCAGTTTAGCGAGAACTTTAAATTTGAGTGATTATAAGCCTAAAAAGACAATTATCTTTATTGCTCATAGCGCCAGAATTTGGGGGATGACGAATTCTTCGTTTAATTGGTCAGTCGGTAGTTATCAGCAAATAAGGTTTAATCATCCAGAATGGGCTGAAAAAGCTTTTATTGCAATTAATTTAGAAGGATTTGTCGCACAAGATGATTGTGATTCCCATATGATGAAAACAACTTATGAATACCAACGGATCATTCAATCTATTGAAAAGCTTGTCCGGGGATGTCCCTATAAAAAAGGAGCACTCGTTGATGCTCCAACGACTATTTTAAGTGATGATTTTCCTTATTCTCAAAGTGGGGTTCCGACCGTGATTAGTTATCGTCCAGATAGTGAGTACGTCAAAACAACGTATCGAACTAATTACGATTTGATTCAAAATCATTTTAGTCCCGCAGCTTATTTATACTGTCACAAGCTTTATGGAACGCTCATTATCCTCTTCGACCAAATGAAGATTAAGCCTTTTAACTTCGAGGCTTTGTTTGAGGCTCTTGAAAATAGTCTTGATTATGAGACATACCATCAGTATAAATCGCTATATCTTGAGATGCATAAAGCGAGATGGAGTGCTAAGAAATTGTATGACTATTTGAATCAGAACGAGTTTAGCAATCAAGAAATCAATTATTTGAATAAGCAACTTCACTATATTTATCTAGAGATTCAGGAATGTTTTGTGCGCCTTTCATGGAACGGATCCAGTATTTTTCCTCATGAGGCTCATCAAGAGAATATTTTTCAACTTCGTGAAGCAATTCGGTTATTGAAAAATCAAAAAGTTCCTGAAGCTATTATCGAACTATGTAAAATTGATTTAAATTTATTTAATTATTATTACGATAAAGACACATTTGATTTTTATGTGAACCAATCGTTATATGAAGACGATCGTCATCTTGCTTGGGGGAAAAATCTTTTACTTACCCATCTTGATTTATCAGATATTATTGAAACATTACGTCATAAAAGTAATTGGGAGAACCTCTATCCCGTGATTGAACAACTCAATCAAATTTTAGTTAATGAACAAAATCAACAAGCAAAGGTTGTTAACGAAGAAATTCATCATCTTAAAAAATTAAATAGCTGGATTAAATCCTTATATAAAAAATAA
- a CDS encoding glycerophosphodiester phosphodiesterase, which translates to MINFAHRGASGDFPENTLLAFLEGIKAGATGIELDVHKSKDNQLVVIHDEDVERTLRGKGLVQDFTLEELQALKTRKLLFQTVDNCNVPTLEKVFKLIKQHSVILNIELKTDEIHYVGIEEDVISLIHQYGLVDQILISSFNPESIRICKELDERIKTGLLYDEPIENVIEFAKVLKADAIHPNLRWVSEDLIKEAHANGILVNVYTVNSPSYMRKLIQAGVDGIFTDYPALLDEILK; encoded by the coding sequence ATGATTAATTTTGCTCACCGAGGAGCGAGTGGAGATTTTCCTGAAAATACGTTACTTGCTTTCTTAGAAGGAATTAAAGCAGGAGCGACAGGAATTGAGCTTGATGTTCATAAAAGTAAGGATAATCAATTAGTCGTTATTCATGATGAGGATGTTGAGAGAACACTTAGAGGAAAAGGTCTTGTTCAAGATTTTACGTTAGAAGAATTACAAGCCCTAAAGACGAGAAAATTATTATTTCAAACAGTGGATAACTGTAATGTCCCAACGCTTGAGAAAGTCTTTAAGTTAATCAAGCAACATAGCGTGATTTTAAATATTGAATTAAAAACAGATGAAATTCACTATGTGGGAATTGAAGAGGATGTCATCTCATTAATTCATCAATATGGATTAGTCGATCAAATTTTGATTTCAAGTTTTAATCCTGAATCGATTCGTATTTGTAAAGAACTCGATGAACGGATTAAAACAGGCCTGTTGTATGATGAACCCATTGAAAATGTCATTGAGTTTGCGAAAGTTTTAAAAGCTGATGCTATTCATCCTAATTTGAGATGGGTATCTGAAGATTTAATTAAAGAAGCTCATGCTAATGGTATTCTCGTGAATGTGTATACCGTGAATTCACCTTCCTATATGAGAAAGCTAATTCAAGCAGGCGTAGATGGAATCTTCACTGATTATCCGGCATTATTAGATGAAATTTTAAAATAG
- a CDS encoding ABC transporter substrate-binding protein, whose amino-acid sequence MKRKLLPVAGASILATSLLVGCSGRNEVLNSTDATKSTSKVTEVTFWHSMGGKGGEAIETLVSEFNSSQSNIKVVAEYQGSYDDSINKLKSAALGNSGPDIMQLYEVGTKWMIDSGYATPMQELIDRDGYDISSLEENILDYYKIDGTLYSMPFNTSTPILYYNKTAFEEVGLDPEVAPTNFDEILEFSKMLKTETRYGYSMRVYGWFFEQFLIKQGLDYANEGNGRDGIATSVVFDENGGAFNIIQGWKNLIDSGYVLNLGRSDDAVLDAFGSGKVAMIIGSTASLTDIKSKVGESFDLGTAYLPSVSSTDEGGVSIGGASLWIMDKGSDVKQEAAFEFIKFMVSAESQAKWAAATGYFSVTKDAYGIESMQEHLEKNPEFLTAINQLRESNNQSGALLGVFPEARASIEENIEKVLNNEIDSQTAVSNIAKTINTALEKYNKANN is encoded by the coding sequence ATGAAACGTAAATTATTACCAGTAGCAGGGGCTAGTATTTTAGCAACATCATTATTAGTAGGGTGTAGTGGAAGAAATGAAGTATTAAATTCAACTGATGCGACGAAATCGACCAGTAAAGTAACTGAGGTGACGTTTTGGCACTCTATGGGGGGGAAAGGTGGAGAAGCGATTGAGACTTTAGTATCTGAATTCAATAGTTCTCAAAGTAACATTAAAGTAGTGGCCGAGTATCAAGGCTCATATGATGATTCGATTAATAAATTAAAAAGTGCTGCTCTAGGAAACTCAGGACCAGATATTATGCAGTTATATGAAGTTGGGACAAAATGGATGATCGATAGCGGGTATGCAACGCCAATGCAAGAATTGATTGATCGTGATGGATATGATATTTCTTCCCTCGAAGAAAATATTTTAGATTACTATAAAATTGATGGAACGTTATATTCAATGCCATTTAATACGTCGACACCAATTCTTTATTATAATAAAACGGCATTTGAAGAAGTAGGATTAGATCCTGAAGTAGCACCAACAAACTTCGATGAAATTCTTGAATTTTCTAAAATGTTAAAGACAGAGACTCGCTATGGGTATTCAATGAGAGTATATGGATGGTTTTTTGAACAATTCTTAATTAAACAAGGTCTTGATTATGCGAATGAAGGAAACGGACGTGATGGGATTGCGACGTCGGTTGTTTTTGATGAAAATGGTGGGGCATTCAATATTATTCAGGGATGGAAAAATTTAATTGATTCAGGATATGTTTTAAATTTAGGGCGTAGTGATGATGCTGTTTTAGATGCGTTTGGCTCTGGGAAGGTTGCGATGATTATTGGATCAACTGCTTCTTTAACAGATATTAAATCAAAAGTAGGTGAATCATTTGATTTAGGGACTGCTTATTTACCATCAGTTTCTTCAACTGATGAAGGTGGTGTTTCAATTGGTGGGGCCTCATTATGGATCATGGATAAAGGAAGCGATGTGAAACAAGAGGCTGCCTTTGAATTCATTAAATTCATGGTGTCGGCAGAAAGCCAAGCAAAATGGGCAGCTGCAACAGGATATTTCTCTGTTACTAAAGACGCTTATGGCATTGAATCAATGCAAGAACATTTAGAAAAAAATCCTGAATTTTTAACAGCGATTAATCAACTAAGAGAATCTAATAATCAATCAGGAGCCCTTTTAGGCGTATTCCCAGAAGCTCGTGCTTCAATTGAAGAAAATATTGAAAAAGTTTTAAATAATGAAATTGATTCACAGACAGCAGTTTCTAACATTGCAAAAACAATTAATACGGCGTTAGAAAAATATAATAAAGCAAACAATTAA
- a CDS encoding YdeI/OmpD-associated family protein produces the protein MQAFNAKIIEAKTKGGAYIEIPFNVEEVYGAKRVKVIASFDGVQYRGSLVKMGTDCHIIGIKKEIREQIGKTIGDTVTVTLKKDELPRIVELPDEVKSFFEQHPQHLEFWNSLSYSVQKKNIDSINSAKKEETRAKRLATLLQKIQNKEK, from the coding sequence ATGCAAGCATTTAATGCAAAAATAATAGAAGCAAAAACAAAGGGTGGAGCTTATATCGAGATTCCATTTAATGTTGAAGAAGTTTATGGCGCTAAACGAGTAAAAGTTATTGCATCATTTGATGGAGTCCAATATCGTGGATCACTTGTAAAAATGGGAACTGATTGTCACATCATTGGGATTAAGAAAGAAATTCGTGAACAAATCGGTAAAACAATCGGTGACACTGTTACGGTGACACTAAAAAAAGATGAACTGCCTCGTATTGTCGAACTACCTGATGAGGTCAAATCGTTCTTTGAACAACATCCACAACATCTAGAATTTTGGAATTCTTTATCTTACTCAGTTCAGAAAAAAAACATTGATTCAATCAACTCAGCAAAAAAAGAAGAAACGCGTGCTAAACGATTAGCCACACTACTTCAAAAAATACAAAATAAAGAAAAGTAA